The following coding sequences lie in one Silene latifolia isolate original U9 population chromosome 5, ASM4854445v1, whole genome shotgun sequence genomic window:
- the LOC141655016 gene encoding uncharacterized protein LOC141655016: MNTRHGNNNGNGENERTRLIETALLKLLEKENNAQPNEWERSIFERLNRHQPPVFMGVTDPVILEGWIREMEKLFVVTHMPEEENVDIASYYFREEADRWWDLMKESLKAQPGFGWDQFKESVKARFYPESLRWKKQQEFLDLEQGDMTVEQYTTKFIELARFASMIIPTEREKIRRVYDAVLDQEAHERRLAKKTPAPSSSSQGPAKRVKHGNTSGEARSNPAPQGDRRCYNCGGAYHPGKSCSGKDIRCFNCQGLGHTANRCPQRTNQASGVGNMNNRSRQAPAQGRVFLMNRVEAEAHPDVLTGTFLANSTPAFVIFDTGASLSFISTSFVSKTQLIPSAPITTTISLPTGEIIPCSTVFRDVPISIGGTNFPADLISFKLSGFDIILGMDSLARFDAKFVCRDQKIILKSPLGTRVSYKSISTKPGIKWVSALKMENLRRKGYKLYLCSIRDVTMEVKIDDIPIVREYTDVFPEDLPGVPPERDIEFNIDLLPGAGPISKAPYRMAPAEMQELKKQLDDLIEKGFIRPSVSPWGAPVLFVRKKDGRHVISGEGVSVDPAKVQAVVDWESPMNVSEIRGFLGLAGYYRRFIKDFSKVAKPMTSLLKKESKFAWSSACEEAFQELKRRLTSAPILTLPEEGVGFDVYSDATKNGLGCVLMQNGKEKHTLNVALVLPDELCREFQKLNLEVVRQGSANLSAMTAEPDLYHEIRLKQREDAILEGLRAKAGEAKEFKIWADGSLRFHGRWCVPNCDVLKRKIMQEAHSTPYSIHPGGDKMTPTGKDAIWVVVDRLTKVAHFIPMKETWGLDEMAMAYQREVIRLHGVPKDIVSDRDPRFCSYFWRKLQEALGSKLKLSTAFHAATDGQTERTIQTLEDMLRACALEFQAGWEKSLPLVEFSYNNSFHSSIKMAPFEALYGRKCRSSLCCDDISEAAVLGPEMIQESIEQVKLIREKMKAAQDRQKSYADLRRKPIEYQVGDKVFLKVSPMKGVKRFGIKGKLSPKFVGPYEVLERIGEVAYKLALLPNLSKVHNVFHVSQLRRYRSDPSRA; this comes from the exons ATGAACACCCGACATGGAAACAACAATGGTAATGGCGAAAATGAGAGAACTCGTTTGATCGAAACAGCTTTATTGAAGTTACTGGAGAAGGAGAACAATGCCCAACCAAACGAATGGGAGAGATCCATTTTTGAGCGTTTAAACCGCCACCAACCTCCAGTATTCATGGGAGTCACCGACCCAGTCATCTTAGAGGGTTGGATACGTGAAATGGAGAAGTTGTTTGTCGTGACTCACATGCCTGAGGAGGAAAATGTTGATATAGCTAGCTATTATTTCCGTGAAGAAGCGGATCGTTGGTGGGATCTCATGAAAGAATCACTGAAGGCTCAGCCCGGGTTTGGATGGGACCAATTCAAGGAAAGTGTGAAAGCTCGTTTCTATCCAGAGTCCCTTCGTTGGAAGAAACAACAGGAATTTTTGGATTTGGAGCAAGGGGATATGACGGTGGAGCAATATACTACCAAATTTATAGAATTGGCCCGTTTTGCTTCTATGATAATACCGACTGAGAGAGAGAAAATTCGTCG TGTTTATGATGCGGTCTTAGACCAAGAAGCTCATGAACGTCGTTTGGCTAAGAAAACCCCTGCTCCATCATCTTCTTCTCAGGGGCCAGCAAAAAGGGTAAAGCATGGTAACACTTCAGGCGAGGCTCGTTCTAACCCTGCTCCTCAAGGTGACCGTCGATGTTACAATTGTGGTGGAGCTTATCACCCTGGAAAAAGTTGTTCCGGGAAGGATATAAGATGCTTCAACTGTCAAGGTTTAGGTCACACAGCAAATCGCTGCCCTCAAAGGACAAATCAAGCTTCAGGGGTGGGTAACATGAATAATAGGTCTCGGCAGGCTCCTGCCCAGGGCCGTGTATTTCTTATGAACCGTGTGGAAGCTGAGGCTCACCCAGATGTTCTTACTGGTACATTTCTTGCTAATTCTACTCCTGCATTCGTAATTTTTGATACTGGTGCTTCTTTATCATTTATTTCAACATCGTTCGTTAGTAAGACTCAACTCATTCCTAGTGCTCCTATTACCACTACTATATCTCTCCCCACGGGAGAAATTATACCATGTTCAACAGTCTTTCGTGATGTTCCCATATCTATTGGTGGAACCAACTTTCCAGCTGACCTTATAAGTTTTAAACTCTCTGGATTCGATATTATCCTCGGTATGGATTCGTTAGCAAGGTTTGATGCAAAGTTTGTATGTCGTGACCAAAAGATCATTCTCAAAAGTCCTTTAGGAACGAGGGTTTCATATAAGAGCATCTCGACTAAACCCGGGATTAAATGGGTGTCCGCATTAAAAATGGAGAACTTGAGGAGAAAAGGGTACAAATTATACTTATGTAGTATTCGGGATGTCACTATGGAGGTTAAGATTGATGATATTCCAATTGTTCGAGAATACACCGACGTGTTTCCAGAGGATCTTCCAGGTGTCCCACCAGAACGAGATATTGAGTTTAATATTGATCTTCTCCCTGGTGCCGGACCGATTTCAAAGGCTCCTTATCGCATGGCTCCCGCCGAGATGCAAGAATTAAAGAAGCAGCTAGATGacttgattgagaaaggatttattcgcccaagtgtatcgccttggggggCTCCGGTTTTgtttgtaagaaagaaggatggga GACATGTCATTTCTGGCGAGGGCGTAAGTGTCGATCCAGCTAAAGTTCAAGCAGTAGTGGATTGGGAAAGCCCTATGAATGTGAGTGAGATTAGaggtttcttgggtttggcaggctACTACCGCAGGttcattaaagatttttctaaggTGGCAAAACCAATGACTTCTTTACTAAAGAAGGAATCAAAATTTGCGTGGTCTAGTGCCTGCGAAGAGGCGTTTCAAGAGCTGAAGAGGAGATTGACATCAGCACCAATTCTAACATTACCCGAGGAAGGCGTCGGATTTGATGTCTATAGTGACGCGACAAAGAATGGTCTAGGTTGTGTGCTAATGCAAAATGGAAAGGAAAAACACACGCTAAATGTGGCTTTAGTGTTGCCTGATGAACTTTGCCGTGAATTCCAAAAGCTGAATTTGGAAGTGGTCCGTCAAGGGAGTGCCAACTTGAGTGCCATGACAGCTGAACCTGATTTATATCATGAGATTCGATTAAAGCAACGAGAGGATGCAATACTCGAAGGTTTGCGTGCCAAGGCTGGAGAAGCTAAGGAATTCAAGATTTGGGCAGATGGGAGTTTAAGATTtcatgggagatggtgtgttcctaactGTGATGTGCTCaaaagaaagattatgcaagAGGCTCATAGTACACCATACTCTATTCACCCAGGTGGggataagat GACGCCGACAGGAAaggatgccatttgggttgtggTTGATCGGTTGACTAAAGTAGCTCATTTCATTCCGATGAAAGAAACGTGGGGTTTGGATGAGATGGCGATGGCATACCAAAGAGAAGTTATTAGATTACATGGTGTTCCGAAAGATATAGTTTCCGATCGTGACCCACGATTTTGTTCGTATTTTTGGAGGAAACTTCAAGAGGCGTTGGGTAGTAAGCTAAAGTTGAGTACGGcatttcatgccgctacagatggacagacgGAGCGTACTATTCAAACGTTAGAGGATATGCTTCGAGCTTGTGCATTAGAGTTTCAAGCCGGTTGGGAGAAAAGTCTCCCCttggttgagttctcttacaacaacagttttCACTCTAGCATTAagatggcgccatttgaggctttatatgggagaaaATGTCGAAGCTCGTTGTGTTGTGATGATATAAGTGAAGCTGCGGTTCTCGGACCCGAAATGATTCAAGAATCCATTGAGCAAGTTAAGCTAATTCgggaaaagatgaaagcggctcaGGACCGACAAAAGTCGTATGCCGACTTGCGTCGAAAGCCGATTGAGTACCAAGTTGGAGACAAGGTATTcttaaaagtgtcacctatgaaaggcgTGAAGAGATTTGGTATTAAGGGCAAGTTGAGCCCAAAGTTTGTTGGGCCTTATGAGGTACTTGAGCGGATTGGAGAGGTGGCTTATAAGTTAGCGTTACTCCCAAATTTATctaaggttcataatgtctttcATGTGTCTCAATTAAGGAGGTATCGTAGTGACCCCTCCCGTGCTTGA
- the LOC141655017 gene encoding endoglucanase 11-like: MERFVRKCSITLKIVYIILAILPFSFSNFTSKNYKDALSKSLLYFEAQRSGHLPHNQRVAWRNHSGLLDGLEQGVELVGGYYDAGDNVKFGFPMAFTVTMLSWGVLEYGKEMIEAGEYGHALEAIKWGTDYFIKAHTHPNVLWVQVGDGNTDHDCWQRPEDMTTLRRAYKIDENNPGSDVAGETAAAMAAASLVFKTTNIHYSNVLLDHAQQLFEFADKYRGKYDESVEEVKGYYPSESGYEDELLWASLWLYKASKKERYLEYVIGNAISFKGVTWGVNEFSWDIKFAGLQILASMLLMDEKRNNYHKYILDKYRLKAEHYICGCLNKNTAENMNRTLGGLFYTREWNNMQHVSNAAFLLTIYSDHLKTSGLTLNCPQGEITPKEIISRAKSQVDYILGSNPMHLSYLVGFGARFPQRVHHRGSSLPSYSRRRKFIRCMEGYTNWYGHSKPNMNVLIGALVGGPDENDRFIDKRSNYAQTEACTYNTAPLVGVFARLFKLERTSNCPNC; encoded by the exons ATGGAGAGATTTGTAAGAAAATGTAGCATTACTCTCAAAATCGTATACATTATTCTAGCAATTTTACCCTTCTCCTTCTCTAATTTTACCTCAAAAAATTATAAGGATGCACTCTCAAAGAGTCTCTTATACTTCGAAGCGCAACGTTCGGGACATTTGCCTCATAACCAAAGAGTTGCATGGAGAAACCATTCTGGCCTTCTTGATGGCCTTGAACAAGGG GTCGAATTGGTGGGAGGATACTATGATGCAGGAGACAATGTAAAATTCGGATTTCCGATGGCATTTACAGTGACAATGTTATCATGGGGAGTGCTTGAATACGGGAAAGAGATGATTGAGGCGGGCGAATACGGTCATGCACTTGAAGCGATAAAATGGGGAACTGATTACTTCATCAAAGCTCATACTCATCCTAATGTCTTATGGGTTCAG GTTGGTGATGGCAACACTGATCACGATTGTTGGCAACGACCAGAAGACATGACAACATTGCGGCGAGCTTACAAGATCGACGAGAATAACCCGGGCTCGGATGTAGCCGGGGAGACAGCTGCGGCAATGGCGGCCGCTTCATTAGTGTTTAAGACAACCAACATACATTACTCTAACGTCCTCTTGGACCATGCTCAACAA TTGTTTGAGTTTGCTGACAAGTATAGAGGGAAATATGATGAAAGTGTAGAAGAGGTGAAAGGTTATTACCCTTCAGAAAGTGGGTATGAAGATGAACTTTTATGGGCAAGTTTGTGGCTTTAcaaagcttcaaagaaagagagGTACTTAGAGTATGTGATTGGGAATGCCATTTCATTTAAGGGAGTTACTTGGGGTGTCAATGAATTCAGTTGGGATATCAAATTTGCTGGTCTTCAAATCCTTGCTTCCATG CTATTGATGGACGAAAAGAGGAACAACTACCACAAATATATACTAGACAAATACAGACTGAAAGCAGAACACTACATTTGTGGGTGTCTTAACAAAAACACAGCTGAAAACATGAACCGCACCCTAGGAGGTTTATTCTACACTCGAGAGTGGAACAACATGCAACACGTCTCAAACGCCGCATTTCTTCTTACTATATATTCCGATCACCTCAAAACGTCTGGTCTTACCCTTAATTGCCCACAAGGAGAAATAACCCCAAAAGAAATAATCTCACGTGCAAAGTCACAAGTGGACTATATCTTAGGCTCGAACCCGATGCACCTAAGCTATTTGGTCGGGTTCGGGGCGAGATTCCCACAAAGAGTTCACCATAGAGGATCTTCATTGCCATCATATAGCAGGAGAAGAAAGTTTATTAGATGTATGGAAGGGTATACTAATTGGTATGGACATAGTAAACCAAATATGAATGTTTTAATTGGGGCACTTGTGGGTGGACCGGATGAAAATGACCGGTTTATTGATAAAAGAAGTAATTATGCTCAAACCGAAGCTTGTACGTACAATACGGCTCCCTTGGTTGGGGTTTTTGCTAGGTTGTTTAAGTTGGAGAGGACAAGTAATTGTCCTAATTGTTAA
- the LOC141657022 gene encoding adenylyltransferase and sulfurtransferase MOCS3 produces the protein MASNGINPNQIHHEIETLKSQKQEIEARISLLQSQLQQQGSSCSNESCPPISAVQSNHTNHSLPSDAIYRYSRHLLLPAFGVRGQSNLLNSSILVVGAGGLGSPALLYLAACGVGRIGIVDHDVVELNNMHRQVIHTEAYIGKSKVESAAAACRSINSTIEIVEYREALRTSNALEIFSKYDLIIDATDNVPSRYMINDCCVVLKKPLVSGAALGFEGQLTIYNYKGGPCYRCLFPTPPPMTACQRCSDSGVLGVVPGVIGTLQALEAIKIASVVGDPLSGRMLIFDALSGRIRVVKLREQSPQCKVCGEEASFTPEEFKEFDYEKFTQSSLSTAPPKLELIPEDSRISCKEYNEKVTNGEAHVLIDVRPPHHYDIIALPNSLNIPLSSLESRITEISAALKEEEARKGVSHAQLYTVCRRGNDSQRAVQALHDMGFTFAKDIVGGITSWAQEVDPNFPAY, from the exons ATGGCGTCGAATGGCATAAACCCTAATCAAATCCACCATGAAATCGAAACCTTGAAATCTCAAAAACAAGAAATTGAAGCTCGAATTTCACTTCTCCAATCTCAATTACAACAACAAGGTTCATCTTGTAGCAATGAATCTTGTCCTCCAATCTCCGCCGTTCAATCTAATCACACCAATCATTCTCTGCCTTCCGATGCTATTTATCGTTATAGTCGGCATCTTTTGCTCCCTGCTTTCGGCGTCCGAG GGCAGTCAAATCTGTTGAATTCATCGATTTTGGTCGTGGGAGCTGGAGGTTTGGGGTCACCTGCATTATTATACCTTGCAGCATGTGGAGTCG GTCGAATAGGTATTGTCGATCATGATGTGGTGGAGCTAAATAATATGCATAGACAG GTCATCCATACTGAAGCTTATATTGGCAAATCCAAAGTAGAATCTGCTGCTGCTGCTTGTCGCTC AATCAACTCCACAATAGAGATAGTTGAATACAGGGAAGCATTACGAACATCAAATGCCTTGGAAATATTCAGCAA ATATGATTTGATAATTGATGCAACCGACAATGTCCCAAGTCGATACATGATCAACGATTGTTGTGTTGTCTTAAAAAAG CCACTTGTATCAGGTGCGGCACTAGGATTTGAAGGACAG CTAACTATATACAATTACAAAGGTGGCCCGTGCTATAGATGCCTATTTCCTACACCCCCACCAATGACAGCATGCCAAAGATGTTCAGACAGCGGTGTTCTGGGAGTAG TTCCTGGTGTTATTGGGACCTTGCAAGCCCTAGAGGCTATAAAGATAGCGAGCGTTGTTGGTGACCCACTTTCTGGTCGAATGCTTATATTTGATGCTTTGTCCGGAAGGATTCGTGTG GTCAAATTAAGGGAACAGTCGCCGCAATGCAAAGTTTGTGGAGAAGAAGCTTCATTTACCCCTGAAGAGTTCAAAGAATTCGACTATGAGAAGTTCACTCAGTCTTCCTTGTCTACT GCCCCGCCAAAGCTGGAGCTTATACCTGAAGATTCAAGAATAAGCTGCAAGGAGTACAATGAGAAAGTTACAAATGGAGAGGCGCATGTTTTAATCGATGTTCGACCACCCCATCATTATGACATAATTGCACTACCAAATTCTTTAAATATCCCACTCTCAAGCTTGGAATCCCGAATAACAGAGATTTCAGCTGCCCTAAAGGAAGAGGAAGCACGTAAAGGcgtttcacatgctcaactttatACTGTTTGTAGACGAGGTAATGACTCTCAAAGAGCTGTCCAGGCACTGCATGACATGGGTTTCACCTTCGCCAAGGACATCGTTGGGGGAATAACTTCTTGGGCACAGGAAGTAGATCCTAACTTTCCTGCTTATTGA
- the LOC141657023 gene encoding aspartate carbamoyltransferase, chloroplastic — protein sequence MKYKKSYKTKPHTKPLFIFKPPTSSLPVFLETTPFQTFFQGVNRLDFIVAMAVSSSINMYSGNGALGANVARAQKGVMSGCPELFSRKLVNFTRISSISNPNSLGFSFSAKPLRCESNGNALRKVGVPCHVVGTKNSSSFSVGQKFHLEDIIEAQQFDRETLSAIFEVAKQMEKVEKGSPGSEILKGYLMATLFYEPSTRTRLSFESAMKRLGGEVLTTENAREFSSAAKGETLEDSIRTVEGYSDIIVMRHFESGAAKRAAATAGIPVINAGDGPGQHPSQALLDVYTIEREIGKLDGITVALVGDLANGRTVRSLAYLLAKYNDVKIYFVAPEVVRMKDDIKDYLTSMNVKWEESADLKEVASKCDIVYQTRIQRERFGERVDLYEAARGKYIVDQEVLNVMPKHAKVMHPLPRLDEITVDVDDDPRAAYFRQAKNGLYIRMALLKLLLLGW from the exons atgaaatataaaaaatCTTACAAAACTAAACCCCACACAAAACCCCTCTTCATCTTCAAGCCTCCCACTTCTTCTCTTCCTGTCTTCCTTGAAACGACACCGTTTCAAACCTTCTTTCAG GGAGTAAATAGGTTGGATTTCATTGTTGCCATGGCGGTTtcatcatcaatcaacatgtATTCAGGAAATGGTGCATTGGGTGCTAATGTGGCGAGGGCTCAGAAGGGTGTTATGAGTGGCTGTCCGGAGTTGTTTAGTAGAAAATTAGTGAATTTCACTCGAATTAGCTCCATTAGCAACCCTAATTCATTAGGGTTTTCATTTAGTGCGAAACCATTGAGATGTGAATCAAATGGCAATGCTTTGCGCAAGGTTGGAGTTCCTTGCCATGTAGTGGGCACAAAAAACTCGAGTTCTTTCTCAGTGGGCCAGAAATTCCATCTTGAAGATATTATCGAAGCTCAACAGTTTGACAGGGAGACTCTTAGTGCTATTTTTGAAGTTGCTAAGCAGATGGAGAAGGTCGAGAAAGGTTCACCGGGGAGTGAGATTTTAAAAGGGTACTTAATGGCCACTTTGTTTTATGAGCCTTCTACCAGGACACGACTTTCATTTGAGTCTGCTATGAAACGGTTAGGTGGGGAGGTCTTGACCACAGAAAACGCTAGGGAATTCTCATCTGCAGCCAAAGGAGAGACACTTGAGG ACTCAATCAGAACAGTTGAAGGATACTCAGATATAATTGTGATGCGGCATTTTGAAAGTGGTGCTGCTAAAAGAGCAGCAGCAACAGCAGGAATTCCTGTTATAAATGCAGGAGATGGTCCAGGACAGCATCCATCTCAG GCTCTTTTAGATGTGTATACTATTGAAAGAGAGATAGGGAAGCTTGATGGCATAACCGTTGCCTTGGTTGGTGATCTTGCCAACGGGAGGACTGTTCGATCACTAGCGTATCTGCTTGCCAAGTATAATGATGTCAAGATTTATTTTGTTGCGCCTGAAGTGGTGAGAATGAAG GATGACATAAAGGATTACCTGACATCAATGAATGTTAAATGGGAAGAAAGTGCCGATCTGAAGGAAGTAGCTTCCAAATGTGACATAGTGTATCAAACTCGTATCCAGCGAGAAAGGTTTGGAGAAAGGGTTGACCTTTATGAAGCAGCTAGAGGAAAATACATAGTAGATCAAGAGGTGTTGAATGTCATGCCGAAGCATGCGAAGGTCATGCACCCTTTGCCACGGCTGGACGAG ATAACAGTAGATGTAGATGATGATCCAAGAGCTGCTTACTTTAGACAAGCCAAGAATGGTCTTTACATCCGTATGGCTCTTCTCAAGCTTTTGCTTCTTGGCTGGTAG
- the LOC141657024 gene encoding GDP-L-galactose phosphorylase 1-like, with amino-acid sequence MLRIKRVPTIVSNYQKDDGEVAVGGCGRNCLRECCIKGAKLPLYAYKKVNKIAPEKTDVSPGARDLPVAFLDSLLLGEWEDRMEKGLFRYDVTACETKVIPGNYGFIAQLNEGRHLKKRPTEFQVDKVLQPFDGNKFNFTKVGQEEVLFQFEASEDGEVQFIPSAPIYMENSPSVVAINVSPIEYGHVLLIPRIFECLPQRIDHESFLLALYMAVEAGSPYFRLGYNSLGAFATINHLHFQAYYLATPFPIEKAPTKKLTTTTHGVKISELVQYPVRGLVFEGGNSLEDLAKVVSDSCIFLQDTNIPYNVLIADSGKRIFLLPQCYAEKQALGEVSAELLDTQVNPAVWEISGHMVLKRKKDFEEASEENAWKLLAEVSLSEARFEEVKAMVFEAITCCIDEDVSEMLPKEAELKPLPVRGVKKGSSVMNGHHECLVRQ; translated from the exons ATGTTGAGGATTAAGAGGGTTCCGACGATTGTATCGAATTATCAGAAGGATGACGGCGAGGTTGCAGTTGGTGGGTGTGGTCGGAATTGTCTGAGGGAATGTTGCATCAAAG GAGCAAAACTCCCGTTGTATGCGTACAAGAAAGTGAACAAGATAGCTCCTGAGAAGACTGATGTTTCCCCTGGTGCCAGAGACCTCCCTGTTGCATTTCTCGACTCACTTCTGCTTGGGGAG TGGGAGGATAGGATGGAAAAGGGTCTCTTCCGCTATGATGTCACTGCCTGTGAGACTAAG GTGATACCTGGAAATTATGGATTTATTGCTCAGCTCAATGAGGGCCGCCATCTGAAGAAAAGGCCAACTGAGTTCCAAGTTGACAAGGTCCTGCAGCCTTTTGATGGTAACAAATTCAACTTCACCAAAGTTGGGCAGGAAGAGGTGCTATTCCAGTTTGAAGCAAGCGAGGATGGTGAAGTTCAATTCATCCCTAGTGCTCCCATTTACATGGAAAATTCTCCAAGTGTTGTTGCCATCAAT GTCAGTCCTATTGAATATGGACATGTGCTCCTGATTCCACGCATTTTCGAATGCTTGCCTCAAAGGATTGACCATGAGAGCTTCTTACTTGCTCTTTACATGGCTGTAGAAGCTGGAAGTCCATATTTCCGACTTGGGTACAACAGCTTGGGTGCATTTGCTACCATCAACCATCTCCATTTCCAG GCTTACTACTTGGCTACACCATTTCCCATCGAGAAGGCTCCTACCAAGAAACTCACTACTACTACTCACGGGGTGAAGATATCTGAACTCGTGCAGTATCCAGTCAGGGGTCTTGTCTTCGAGGGTGGGAATTCTTTGGAAGATTTAGCCAAGGTTGTCTCGGACTCGTGCATTTTCCTCCAAGACACTAACATTCCTTATAATGTCCTCATTGCCGACTCTGGAAAGCGGATTTTCCTCCTCCCTCAG TGTTACGCTGAAAAACAAGCCTTAGGCGAGGTAAGCGCTGAGCTTCTAGACACCCAAGTGAATCCAGCAGTGTGGGAGATAAGTGGACATATGGTATTGAAGAGGAAAAAGGACTTTGAGGAAGCATCGGAGGAGAATGCTTGGAAGCTCCTTGCTGAGGTCTCTCTTTCTGAAGCAAGGTTTGAAGAAGTGAAAGCAATGGTTTTCGAAGCCATTACTTGTTGCATAGATGAAGATGTATCAGAAATGCTTCCTAAAGAGGCGGAACTGAAACCGCTCCCAGTTAGAGGGGTCAAAAAAGGTTCCTCGGTCATGAATGGACACCATGAATGTTTGGTTCGTCAGTGA